In one window of Bizionia sp. M204 DNA:
- a CDS encoding TonB-dependent siderophore receptor, whose product MKLFPLVALLLIFSFKGNAQESPQQALDSVVITSSRIDLPFKENSRTISIITSADIKNSATTNVADLLQQVAGVDVRRRGADGTQADLYIRGGSFDQTLLLIDGMKLEDAQTGHHTLNMALPLEVIERIEVIKGPAARVFGQNAFTGAINIVTKKQTDNMVSLGVQVGSFGQKNADITVGSNLENSSHIINVSRNLSDGYRYNTDYDNQSYFIKSMFNKNKLPISFIANYQERKFGANGFYASPAAKDQYEETQTSLVGFSTEIKSEKFTWKPRLYWRRNQDMYVFIRDNPSVYRNLHQTNKIAAEVNASYKSALGITGFGVDLSQTYIASNNLGNHNRFATNLFLEHRFTFLNDALSITPGIAVSYFSDFKFHAFPGVDIGYKVSDNFQLYGNIGYTYRVPTYTDLYYSSPTELGNDNLDPEEAISEEFGIKFHHKGFRISGAFFNRDSKKLIDYIKDDVADPWQATNIAELNAMGFEAQTDYTFFMANFTQNMSFGYTFLEDDLKDVSSNFSRYSINSLKHQFVATFRSQFFKNLSQSIVYRYAERTIGDSYNVYDASINYEFNAFQFSVTANNILQADYTETNLVPAVKGLVLFGLKYNFK is encoded by the coding sequence ATGAAATTATTTCCGTTAGTTGCCTTATTGCTTATTTTTTCGTTTAAAGGAAACGCCCAAGAATCACCACAGCAGGCTCTAGATTCCGTTGTTATCACGTCCAGCCGAATTGATTTACCTTTTAAAGAAAACTCTAGAACCATTTCCATTATAACAAGTGCCGATATAAAAAACAGTGCTACCACTAATGTTGCCGATTTATTACAACAAGTTGCAGGTGTTGATGTAAGGCGTCGTGGAGCCGATGGTACCCAAGCCGATTTATACATTCGTGGTGGTAGTTTTGACCAAACCTTATTGCTTATTGATGGCATGAAACTAGAAGATGCACAAACAGGGCATCACACCCTAAATATGGCATTGCCTTTAGAAGTTATTGAGCGCATTGAAGTTATAAAAGGTCCTGCAGCGCGCGTGTTTGGCCAGAATGCCTTTACAGGTGCTATTAATATTGTCACAAAAAAACAAACAGATAATATGGTATCGCTTGGTGTACAAGTTGGTTCTTTCGGTCAGAAAAATGCGGATATTACAGTTGGAAGCAACTTGGAAAATTCGTCTCATATTATTAATGTCTCTCGCAATCTATCTGATGGTTACCGTTACAATACGGATTATGATAATCAAAGTTACTTTATTAAAAGTATGTTTAATAAGAATAAACTGCCCATTTCATTTATTGCTAATTACCAAGAACGCAAATTTGGTGCTAATGGTTTTTATGCATCACCAGCTGCAAAAGATCAATATGAAGAAACCCAAACCAGTTTGGTTGGTTTTTCAACAGAAATAAAATCGGAAAAATTTACCTGGAAGCCACGTTTATATTGGCGAAGAAACCAAGATATGTATGTGTTTATTCGGGATAATCCATCGGTTTATAGAAATTTACATCAAACCAATAAAATTGCAGCTGAAGTCAATGCATCCTATAAATCAGCATTAGGAATTACGGGTTTTGGTGTCGATTTATCACAAACCTATATTGCAAGTAATAATTTAGGCAACCATAACCGTTTTGCCACCAACCTATTTTTAGAGCATCGGTTTACGTTTTTAAATGATGCACTTTCAATAACACCGGGAATTGCGGTTAGTTATTTTTCTGACTTTAAATTTCATGCTTTTCCAGGTGTGGATATCGGTTATAAAGTATCGGATAATTTTCAATTGTATGGAAACATCGGTTACACCTATCGGGTTCCAACCTACACGGATTTGTATTATTCAAGCCCAACAGAATTGGGTAATGACAATTTAGATCCGGAAGAAGCCATTTCGGAAGAATTTGGCATAAAGTTTCATCATAAAGGATTCCGTATTTCTGGCGCATTTTTTAACAGAGATTCTAAAAAATTAATCGACTATATAAAGGACGATGTTGCAGATCCATGGCAAGCCACTAATATAGCGGAATTGAATGCTATGGGCTTTGAAGCCCAAACAGATTACACCTTTTTTATGGCCAATTTTACGCAGAACATGAGTTTTGGCTACACCTTTTTAGAAGACGATTTAAAAGATGTATCATCTAACTTTTCACGCTATTCAATAAACTCGTTAAAGCATCAATTTGTGGCAACGTTTAGGAGTCAATTTTTCAAAAACCTATCACAATCCATCGTATATCGTTATGCTGAACGGACTATTGGTGACAGTTACAATGTGTATGATGCTAGTATTAATTACGAATTCAACGCCTTTCAGTTTTCAGTAACCGCTAATAATATTTTGCAAGCAGACTATACAGAAACCAATTTAGTACCTGCTGTAAAAGGGCTTGTTTTGTTCGGATTAAAATACAACTTTAAGTAG
- a CDS encoding flotillin family protein — translation MTFLFTQAFNLGFPIAIVAAILFVFVFIVVLIRRYKRCPSDRILVVYGKVGGGQSAKCIHGGAAFILPVIQDYEFLELTPISIEVNLVNALSKQNIRVNVPSRFTIGVSTEPGVMQNAAERLLGLGQNEIQDLAQEIIFGQLRLVVASMDIEEINNDRDKFLTNISESVETELKKVGLKLINVNITDIVDESGYIEALGKEAAAHAINAARKSVAEKTRDGSIGEANAVQDERSQVAAANAQAVEGENTAKIAVANSDSLRRQREAEAERIANASEKVQAAKALEESYAAEQLAETARAERERSSQLADVIVPAEIDKRKVEIDAEAEAERIRRLAKGEADAILFKAQAEAQGLYEVLTKQAAGLDEIVKAAGNNSKDAVLLLIADKLPELVKMQAEAIKNIKIDKVTVWENGGGKDGKTSTANFLSGMYKSVPPLQEMFNMAGMELPEYLKGKDIPEAEVTDKTKSDNK, via the coding sequence ATGACATTTCTTTTTACCCAAGCTTTTAATTTAGGATTTCCTATTGCCATAGTTGCAGCCATTCTATTTGTTTTTGTTTTCATAGTTGTACTTATCAGGCGCTATAAAAGGTGTCCTTCTGACAGGATTTTAGTTGTTTATGGAAAAGTAGGCGGTGGTCAATCGGCCAAATGTATTCATGGTGGTGCTGCATTTATTCTCCCTGTAATTCAAGATTATGAATTCTTGGAATTAACTCCTATTTCCATTGAAGTGAATTTGGTTAACGCCTTATCAAAACAAAATATCCGTGTTAACGTACCATCTCGTTTCACCATTGGTGTGTCAACAGAACCTGGTGTGATGCAAAATGCTGCGGAACGTTTATTAGGTTTAGGGCAAAATGAAATTCAGGATTTAGCTCAAGAAATTATATTTGGTCAGTTACGTTTAGTAGTGGCATCTATGGATATTGAAGAAATAAATAATGATCGCGATAAATTTTTAACTAACATTTCAGAAAGTGTAGAAACCGAATTAAAGAAAGTAGGTTTAAAATTAATCAACGTAAACATTACAGATATTGTTGACGAGTCTGGTTATATTGAAGCACTTGGTAAAGAAGCTGCTGCACATGCTATTAATGCCGCGCGTAAATCGGTTGCCGAGAAAACAAGAGATGGATCTATTGGAGAAGCCAATGCGGTTCAAGATGAAAGAAGTCAAGTTGCTGCTGCCAATGCACAAGCTGTAGAAGGTGAAAATACCGCAAAAATTGCCGTTGCAAATTCAGATTCTTTACGTCGTCAACGTGAAGCTGAAGCAGAACGTATTGCCAATGCATCGGAAAAAGTTCAAGCAGCAAAAGCATTAGAAGAATCGTATGCAGCCGAGCAATTGGCAGAAACGGCAAGAGCCGAACGTGAGCGTTCTTCTCAGCTAGCGGATGTTATTGTACCTGCAGAAATTGATAAACGAAAAGTTGAAATTGATGCTGAAGCCGAAGCTGAGCGTATTCGAAGACTTGCTAAAGGTGAAGCAGATGCTATTTTATTTAAAGCTCAAGCTGAAGCTCAAGGTTTATATGAAGTACTAACCAAACAAGCAGCTGGTTTAGATGAGATTGTAAAAGCTGCTGGTAACAACTCCAAAGACGCCGTATTACTACTTATTGCTGATAAATTACCAGAATTGGTGAAAATGCAAGCGGAAGCTATTAAAAATATTAAGATTGATAAAGTAACCGTTTGGGAAAATGGTGGTGGAAAAGATGGGAAAACCTCAACTGCCAATTTCCTTTCAGGTATGTACAAATCAGTTCCGCCACTACAAGAAATGTTTAACATGGCCGGAATGGAATTACCAGAATATTTAAAAGGTAAAGATATTCCGGAAGCAGAAGTTACGGACAAAACAAAATCAGACAACAAATAA
- a CDS encoding cupin-like domain-containing protein translates to MTWNLQTIPRVKTITKADFIKHYFKPQKPVVIEQFIEDWPAYTKWNLDYINQVAGDKVVPLYDDRPVDYKDGFNEPHAKMKMSEYIDLLKKEPTKYRIFLWNILKEVPELQNDFSYPDFGLKLMKAMPMLFFGGKDSHTFMHYDIDLANIFHFHFQGEKEIILFDQNQNEYLYKIPHALITHEAIDFSNPDFEKWPALKNAKGFKTNLKHGEILYMPEGYWHYMKYLTPGFSMSLRAIPRNPKNFGKAIYNLFIMRNFDNLMRRIRGQKWINWKNEQAVIRTNK, encoded by the coding sequence TTGACATGGAACCTACAGACAATTCCGCGCGTAAAAACAATTACTAAAGCGGATTTTATAAAGCATTATTTTAAGCCGCAAAAACCTGTGGTTATTGAACAATTTATTGAAGATTGGCCAGCCTATACCAAATGGAATCTAGATTATATAAATCAGGTTGCAGGTGATAAAGTGGTACCGCTGTATGATGACAGACCTGTAGATTATAAGGATGGTTTTAACGAACCGCATGCCAAAATGAAAATGAGCGAATACATTGATTTGCTTAAAAAAGAACCGACTAAATACCGCATTTTTCTTTGGAATATTTTAAAAGAGGTTCCGGAACTTCAAAATGATTTTTCCTATCCCGATTTTGGCTTAAAACTTATGAAAGCTATGCCTATGCTGTTTTTTGGCGGTAAGGATTCACACACTTTTATGCATTATGATATTGATTTAGCCAATATATTTCACTTTCATTTTCAAGGCGAAAAGGAAATTATTTTATTCGATCAAAATCAGAATGAGTACCTCTACAAAATTCCGCACGCTTTAATAACACATGAAGCTATTGATTTTTCGAACCCTGATTTTGAAAAATGGCCAGCATTAAAGAATGCTAAAGGCTTTAAAACAAATTTGAAACATGGCGAAATTTTATACATGCCTGAAGGTTATTGGCATTATATGAAATACTTAACACCCGGTTTTTCTATGAGTCTGCGTGCCATTCCCCGAAATCCTAAAAATTTTGGAAAGGCAATCTATAATCTATTTATCATGCGAAATTTTGATAATTTAATGCGCCGAATACGCGGGCAAAAATGGATTAATTGGAAAAACGAACAAGCCGTAATTCGCACGAACAAATAG
- a CDS encoding DUF6646 family protein, with product MKKLLVVAAILTVSFANAQAFSGKGDQKFQVGANFQSHATGLNVSYDYGLGENISVGISSSYALSVSGDLQDGVKDPFGNTLVKKAGFDDRFDLKARFNANIGNVLKIDENFDLYPGLSFSMKNFGGHVGARYFFTSGFGVYTEAQFPIAKYKDNLTPAQELNNQFSMNLGAVFNL from the coding sequence ATGAAAAAATTACTGGTTGTTGCAGCTATTTTAACCGTTTCATTTGCAAATGCACAAGCATTTTCAGGTAAAGGTGACCAAAAATTTCAAGTAGGTGCTAATTTTCAATCACATGCTACAGGACTTAATGTAAGTTATGACTATGGATTAGGCGAAAATATTTCAGTTGGTATTAGCTCTAGCTATGCATTAAGTGTTTCTGGAGACTTACAAGATGGTGTAAAAGATCCGTTTGGAAATACGCTAGTAAAAAAAGCTGGTTTTGATGATCGTTTTGATTTAAAAGCCCGTTTTAATGCAAACATTGGAAACGTTTTAAAAATTGATGAGAATTTTGATTTATACCCAGGTTTAAGCTTTAGTATGAAGAATTTTGGTGGCCATGTTGGCGCCCGTTATTTCTTTACTTCTGGTTTTGGTGTGTATACAGAAGCCCAATTTCCTATTGCTAAATATAAAGACAATTTAACGCCTGCTCAAGAATTAAATAATCAGTTTTCTATGAATTTAGGAGCTGTTTTTAATCTTTAA
- a CDS encoding regulatory protein RecX, with protein sequence MNHVKTYTVEEAKRTIERYCAYQERCHQEVTNKLYTMRMIPDAIDVIIVHLLEHDFLNETRFAQSYVRGKFNIKKWGRQRLKLELKKRDIGKYNIDLAMKEISESDYLGTFNELAEKRLKSIERETDKWKKRKKLADYLLYRGWESHLVYAKAAELIP encoded by the coding sequence ATGAATCACGTAAAAACCTATACTGTTGAAGAAGCCAAGCGTACTATTGAGCGCTATTGCGCGTATCAAGAGCGATGCCATCAGGAAGTTACTAATAAGTTGTACACCATGCGCATGATTCCAGATGCCATTGATGTGATTATTGTGCATTTGCTTGAACACGATTTTTTAAACGAAACGCGATTTGCACAAAGTTATGTGCGTGGGAAATTCAATATTAAAAAGTGGGGACGTCAGCGCTTAAAACTGGAGCTAAAAAAACGGGATATTGGTAAATACAATATCGATTTGGCCATGAAAGAAATTTCAGAGTCCGATTATTTGGGAACGTTTAACGAACTTGCTGAAAAAAGACTGAAGTCTATTGAAAGGGAAACAGACAAATGGAAAAAACGTAAAAAACTAGCCGATTATTTGCTGTATCGCGGTTGGGAAAGTCATTTGGTGTATGCTAAAGCAGCTGAATTAATTCCATAA
- a CDS encoding GEVED domain-containing protein, whose translation MKHKYSLIFITFLCAVLSGFGQVINSSLESWTNSTSPTSWTKAENVTQESTPANVHSGSYSAQQTGGTSDLGQTIGGIIPGEDYELSFWYKVIANDGTDARIWSYWKNGSLNLDNNDYDTEDAIRGPNNLYLPNNSGNWTQYAVTITAPPTSDRFYLEVRTYSGATVYWDDFVFSQVTTCTAPADPIGTITGTTPACTNTTLTYSGTTIPGTIDYWQTTPTGTSTANNASGTFNATATGTYYVRTFLTATSCWSAGTVSYAVVINSVPNISTQPANATRVIPNNATFSITATGTPTPTYQWQVSTNGGTTWNNVTGGSGATTNTYTTGATSAPMNGNQYRCVVTNSCGAVNSNAATLNVTNASPNNALQLKSCIANDQLSLSWNASSTAGVTGYIVFAQPNTTIPRMTAALAGNATGFVANSNYTAATSYTTLGKAVYKGAGTTATITGLTNASQYTFKVVAYTGETATGWAYALNDNSAASSYTQTYTIDVPEVTSLAASINPTTSTVSWNVVPDSAGCYEYMVVANAGAVTLTPTGNGSAYTANPVYAGANQVVYKGTGNSIIVTGLTDAVEYCYTVFVREVNSGNQWSDGISVCQTTGVSYCTNSSNNTGENGITNVTLNTIDNSSVATPSYTDFTSVPTTLNKGESYNLSVRVKTFGSSTSYIKAWIDWNRNGTFDSNEEYDLGTAVSVTDGLTTNSPLNITVPTTATLGNTRMRVISKQNSAPTACTAFDYGEVEDYTINVVQPVNAEINVKGGAISIPNGFDAPYGLNNTLFASTPLNTDSVEKEFTIENIGLANLLLTGSPIIQLEGTNPTDFIVTQQATTPVVNGTNATFKIKFHPTVAGTRTAKVRIENNDSDENPYLFTIEGEGNCTTAPTVATFPTSGPANTLVTFTSATSNLTGATITYNNIAVPTVSNTSDTIEVLIPSDANDGNFVIQLATGCSATQFFDVIDTDLTACDTAVGGGDATDLIIYEAYDENGGSGGVITIYNNTGASVNLSGYSIQRAGDYGGTYSTYANLSGTLAANAVAIISVSSSSCGYTPTGNGSLGSAGFNANDGLRLMNGTTVIDDVHAPNYVGYYLKRKNTNFYPNTTYTATEWTTQSLSDDECLAGVGTVPLVKVPPVVITHPQYVADCSITGTSLTVAGSEGVSGGLGLAYQWYVLGTSGNWTAVSNGGIYSGSTTSTLDISDLAGLDDYQYYCQIRENTATCYAASNAVKIEYIAAVWDGTAWSSPPTSSKIAIINGDYDTSTNVNGETSFEACQLFVAAGSLLTVSEGDYVEVINNVVVNGNGSNLDGVLVEDKGSFVQRGNGINAGTYTLNTNARTQVNKKTAPLNNYYEYTYWSSPVSNEKIGYGLDEAHPTRRYWYNGQNYLDSTAEVGNNNGTIAGQDDVDDNGDDWQPTSNSDIMIPGVGYAAMHDPIGFTVIGGNYEYTFNGSLNTGDFTVPIYRNDSEMADNNWNFIGNPYPSAIDADLFLSANALIDQNVTEYPQPTGVTNGAIFLWSQNSAPSNTNNGNEVLNFAQSDYAVINGTGQTAGGDGVMPSRFIPSGQGFFITLSDAATVSTVSGDIKTADVIFQNNMRVTGNNNQFFRNTNENQNEKLWLNFTSDMGVFNQILIGYVPGATNGNDDMYFDAPKNLSSDSYVYFYSLIEAESDKDKVAIQGKAPESLNMDETISLGFSTTVNQATIYTISIAQIEGDFLSTHTIYLKDKLLNVIHNLSNTNYNFTSTVGEFNDRFEIVFRDSALSVDDYVISNTNLSIIELMDNNVKFSIGSNQATIKSVEIIDMLGRTLYRFKGSTNKETYNLSNLSSATYIAKVTLSNNQVLVKKAVKK comes from the coding sequence ATGAAACATAAATACTCCCTCATATTTATTACTTTTTTGTGTGCTGTTTTGTCTGGGTTTGGGCAGGTAATTAATAGTAGTTTGGAATCTTGGACAAATTCAACAAGTCCTACTTCTTGGACAAAAGCTGAAAATGTAACTCAAGAATCTACTCCTGCTAATGTCCATAGTGGATCTTATTCTGCACAACAAACTGGTGGGACTAGTGATTTAGGTCAAACAATAGGTGGAATAATTCCTGGAGAAGATTATGAATTATCATTTTGGTATAAAGTCATAGCAAATGACGGAACTGACGCTCGAATTTGGTCTTATTGGAAAAATGGATCACTTAACTTAGATAATAATGACTATGATACTGAAGATGCTATTAGAGGTCCTAACAATTTGTATCTACCTAATAATTCAGGAAATTGGACGCAATATGCTGTAACAATTACTGCCCCTCCCACATCTGATCGTTTTTATTTAGAAGTTAGGACATACTCTGGAGCAACTGTTTACTGGGATGACTTTGTGTTTAGTCAGGTAACGACTTGCACAGCTCCAGCAGATCCAATTGGAACAATTACAGGAACAACACCTGCATGTACCAATACAACATTAACCTATTCTGGAACAACAATACCAGGTACTATTGATTATTGGCAAACTACGCCCACAGGAACTTCTACTGCTAATAACGCTAGTGGCACTTTTAATGCAACCGCCACAGGAACATATTATGTAAGAACATTTTTAACAGCAACTTCTTGTTGGTCTGCAGGAACCGTAAGTTACGCTGTTGTAATAAATTCTGTACCAAATATATCAACACAACCAGCTAATGCAACTAGAGTCATTCCTAACAACGCCACGTTTTCTATAACGGCAACAGGAACACCAACGCCCACATACCAATGGCAAGTCTCAACAAATGGCGGCACCACATGGAATAACGTAACAGGAGGCTCCGGCGCAACTACAAATACGTATACAACGGGAGCAACTTCGGCGCCAATGAATGGTAATCAATACCGATGTGTTGTTACTAATAGTTGTGGCGCTGTAAATTCTAATGCAGCGACGTTGAATGTTACAAATGCTTCACCAAATAACGCTTTGCAATTAAAGTCATGTATTGCCAATGATCAACTTTCTTTAAGTTGGAATGCATCTTCAACAGCAGGCGTAACCGGTTATATTGTTTTTGCTCAACCCAACACAACAATCCCAAGAATGACTGCGGCTTTAGCAGGAAATGCTACTGGATTTGTAGCGAATTCTAATTATACAGCAGCAACATCTTATACTACTTTAGGAAAAGCAGTTTATAAAGGTGCTGGAACGACAGCTACTATAACTGGTTTAACCAATGCTTCGCAATACACTTTTAAAGTGGTTGCTTACACTGGTGAAACAGCTACAGGTTGGGCGTATGCTCTTAATGATAACTCAGCTGCTTCATCATATACACAAACATATACTATTGATGTTCCAGAAGTTACCAGTTTAGCCGCTTCAATTAATCCTACAACATCTACAGTGTCGTGGAATGTGGTGCCAGATTCTGCTGGATGTTACGAATATATGGTGGTTGCAAATGCAGGTGCTGTTACGCTTACACCAACAGGAAACGGTTCGGCTTACACCGCAAATCCTGTTTATGCAGGAGCAAATCAAGTAGTTTATAAAGGAACAGGTAACAGTATCATTGTTACTGGTTTAACAGATGCTGTTGAATATTGTTATACCGTTTTTGTAAGAGAGGTTAATAGTGGTAATCAATGGAGTGATGGTATTTCGGTTTGCCAAACTACTGGTGTTAGTTATTGTACAAATTCAAGTAATAATACAGGAGAAAATGGTATTACTAATGTCACTTTAAATACCATTGATAATTCATCAGTTGCAACTCCTTCTTATACTGATTTTACTTCAGTTCCTACAACTTTAAATAAAGGAGAAAGTTATAATTTATCTGTAAGAGTAAAAACATTTGGTTCTAGTACAAGCTATATAAAAGCATGGATTGATTGGAATAGAAACGGAACTTTTGATAGCAATGAAGAATATGATTTAGGAACAGCAGTAAGTGTAACAGATGGCCTTACTACAAATTCTCCGCTTAATATTACTGTGCCAACAACTGCTACTTTAGGAAACACTAGAATGCGTGTAATTAGTAAGCAAAATTCAGCTCCAACAGCATGTACAGCTTTTGATTATGGAGAAGTAGAAGACTATACGATTAATGTTGTACAACCTGTAAATGCCGAAATTAATGTAAAAGGAGGAGCTATTTCTATTCCTAATGGTTTTGATGCACCTTACGGATTAAACAATACGTTGTTTGCTAGCACACCTTTAAACACAGATTCTGTTGAGAAAGAATTTACTATAGAAAATATTGGTTTAGCAAATTTACTATTAACAGGTTCGCCTATTATTCAATTAGAAGGTACAAACCCAACAGATTTTATTGTAACACAACAAGCAACAACACCAGTTGTAAATGGTACAAACGCAACTTTTAAAATTAAATTTCACCCAACCGTTGCCGGTACGAGAACAGCAAAAGTGAGAATTGAAAATAATGATTCTGATGAAAATCCTTATCTTTTCACCATAGAAGGTGAAGGTAATTGTACAACTGCTCCAACTGTTGCTACTTTTCCAACATCTGGTCCAGCAAATACATTGGTCACTTTTACTTCTGCAACAAGCAATCTTACAGGAGCCACAATTACATATAATAATATAGCAGTTCCTACTGTTTCTAATACATCAGACACTATAGAAGTATTGATTCCTTCAGATGCTAATGATGGTAATTTTGTTATTCAACTAGCAACAGGTTGTAGTGCTACACAATTTTTCGATGTAATTGATACAGACCTTACTGCATGCGATACTGCAGTTGGTGGTGGTGATGCAACCGATTTAATTATCTACGAAGCGTATGATGAAAATGGCGGATCTGGTGGTGTAATAACCATATATAACAACACAGGAGCTTCTGTAAATTTAAGTGGGTATAGCATTCAAAGAGCTGGAGATTATGGAGGTACTTATTCAACTTATGCAAATTTAAGTGGTACACTTGCAGCAAATGCAGTCGCCATTATTTCTGTATCTAGCTCATCTTGTGGTTACACACCTACAGGAAATGGAAGTTTAGGTTCGGCCGGTTTTAATGCAAATGATGGTTTGAGATTAATGAATGGTACTACGGTTATTGATGATGTACATGCACCAAATTATGTAGGGTATTATTTAAAAAGAAAGAATACAAATTTTTATCCAAATACCACTTATACTGCTACCGAATGGACAACTCAAAGTTTATCCGACGATGAATGTTTAGCAGGCGTTGGTACTGTACCGCTTGTTAAAGTGCCACCTGTGGTAATAACTCACCCACAATATGTGGCAGATTGTTCAATAACGGGTACATCTTTAACAGTTGCAGGATCCGAAGGCGTTTCGGGTGGATTGGGACTTGCTTATCAATGGTATGTTTTAGGAACTTCTGGTAACTGGACAGCTGTGTCAAATGGCGGAATATATTCCGGTTCTACAACGTCAACATTAGATATTTCGGATCTTGCTGGTTTAGACGATTATCAATATTATTGTCAAATTAGAGAAAACACTGCTACATGTTACGCAGCGAGTAATGCTGTAAAAATAGAATACATAGCTGCTGTTTGGGATGGCACAGCTTGGTCATCACCTCCTACCTCTAGTAAAATTGCGATTATAAATGGAGATTACGATACAAGTACAAATGTTAACGGAGAAACAAGTTTTGAGGCTTGTCAATTATTTGTAGCTGCTGGAAGCCTGCTTACGGTTTCTGAAGGTGATTATGTTGAAGTTATAAACAACGTTGTTGTTAACGGAAATGGATCAAATTTAGATGGTGTATTAGTTGAAGACAAAGGTAGTTTTGTACAACGTGGTAATGGTATTAATGCAGGAACATATACATTGAATACAAATGCTAGAACCCAAGTCAACAAGAAAACAGCTCCTTTGAATAATTATTATGAATATACCTATTGGAGTTCACCGGTTTCGAATGAAAAAATTGGCTATGGATTAGATGAAGCACATCCAACCAGACGTTATTGGTATAATGGCCAAAATTACCTAGATAGCACGGCTGAAGTAGGTAATAATAACGGAACTATTGCTGGACAAGATGATGTAGATGATAACGGTGATGATTGGCAACCTACAAGCAATTCTGATATTATGATTCCTGGAGTTGGTTATGCCGCCATGCATGATCCAATTGGATTTACTGTAATTGGCGGAAATTATGAATACACCTTTAATGGTAGCTTAAACACAGGCGATTTTACGGTTCCTATTTATAGAAATGATTCCGAAATGGCCGATAATAACTGGAATTTCATTGGAAATCCATATCCTTCAGCTATTGATGCCGATCTATTTCTTTCAGCCAACGCGCTAATTGACCAAAATGTTACAGAATATCCGCAACCAACTGGAGTAACGAATGGTGCCATATTTTTATGGTCGCAAAATTCAGCACCATCAAATACCAATAACGGAAATGAGGTGTTAAATTTTGCACAGTCAGATTATGCTGTAATAAACGGCACCGGACAAACAGCTGGTGGTGACGGGGTTATGCCTAGCCGATTTATTCCTTCTGGACAAGGCTTTTTTATTACATTATCTGATGCCGCGACGGTTTCAACTGTTTCTGGAGACATAAAAACTGCAGATGTTATTTTTCAAAATAATATGCGTGTTACAGGGAATAATAATCAATTTTTCAGGAACACAAATGAAAATCAAAATGAAAAATTATGGCTTAATTTCACCTCAGACATGGGTGTTTTCAACCAAATTTTAATTGGTTATGTTCCAGGCGCAACCAATGGTAACGATGATATGTATTTTGATGCTCCAAAGAATTTGTCTTCAGACTCCTACGTGTATTTCTATTCCCTTATAGAAGCAGAATCGGATAAAGATAAAGTCGCTATACAAGGAAAGGCACCTGAAAGCTTAAACATGGATGAAACAATTTCGTTAGGTTTTAGTACAACCGTTAATCAAGCTACGATTTACACAATAAGTATTGCACAAATAGAGGGTGATTTTTTAAGTACACATACTATTTACTTAAAAGATAAATTATTAAATGTCATCCACAACTTATCGAATACGAATTATAATTTTACATCTACAGTTGGCGAATTCAACGACCGTTTTGAAATTGTATTTAGAGATAGTGCTTTATCGGTTGATGATTATGTAATTAGTAACACCAATTTATCTATTATTGAATTGATGGATAATAACGTTAAATTTAGTATTGGGTCTAACCAAGCAACCATTAAATCGGTTGAAATAATTGATATGTTGGGCAGAACATTATACAGGTTTAAAGGGTCAACTAATAAGGAAACGTATAATTTATCTAACTTAAGTAGTGCCACATATATTGCTAAAGTAACCTTGTCTAATAATCAGGTGTTAGTTAAGAAAGCGGTGAAGAAATAG